Proteins found in one Rhinolophus ferrumequinum isolate MPI-CBG mRhiFer1 chromosome 9, mRhiFer1_v1.p, whole genome shotgun sequence genomic segment:
- the ZNF644 gene encoding zinc finger protein 644 isoform X3 — protein MRLFLQQDVNKAQSRLNVLNGLANNMDDLKKNTDITGAKEELLDDSNFISDKESGVHKPKDCQTSFQNSNPFTLPEELSKDKSEKALSGGQSTLFIHAGAPAVSIENVILPKGAAVNGPVSHSSLTKTSNMNKGSVSLTTGQPVDQPTTESCSTLKVTADLQLSPPQKASQHQVLFLLSDVAPAKNPTHSIKKLPTSASVGCDIQNSVGSNIKSGSTLINQVEVGEDSEELLVKDDCVNTLTGISSGTDEFRSENDTNWDPQKEFIQFLMTNEDTADKAPVHSKVGLEKKRKRKMDVSKITRYTEDCFSDSNCIPNKSKMLEVDFLEQNEELQAVDSQKYALSKVKPESTDEDLESVGAFQHLIYNPDKCGEDSSPVHTSTFISNTLKKKCEESDSESPATFSTEEPSFYPCTKCNVNFREKKHLHRHMMYHLDGNSHFRHLNVPRPYACRECGRTFRDRNSLLKHMIIHQERRQKLMEEIRELKELQDEGRSARLQCPQCVFGTNCPKTFVQHAKTHEKDKRYYCCEECNFMAVTENELECHRGIAHGAVVKCPIVSSDVAQRKTQKKSFMKDSVIGSSKKSATYVCKMCPFTTSTRSILKKHTEYLHSSSCVDSFGRALGLGKRKSDVLEEPVDTESTKPLAKQQSATFPKNSALKQDVKRAFGSSSQSSNVSKFHKRPHRIQKARKSIAQSVCNQNNSHKTVMNKSSIDQKPKYFHQAAKEKSTAKANSNYLYRHKYENYRMIKKSGESYPLHFKKEEARSLNSLHLFSSSSNSHNSFISDPQNSDTKRSESFKDHRRVSVKRRVKESKKESSTGGEDLDSYPDFLHKMTVVVLQKLNSAEKKDSYETEDESSWDNVELGDYTTQTIEDETYNDINQEHVNLFPLFKSKVENQESGENATLSYDQNDGFYFEYYEDAGTNNFLHEIHDPQHLENAETSLSKHSSVFHWTDLSLEKKSCPYCPATFETGVGLSNHVRGHLHRAGLSYEARHVVSPEQIATSDKMQHFKRTGTGTPVKRVRKAIEKSETTSEHTCQLCGGWFDTKIGLSNHVRGHLKRLGKTKWDAHKSPICVLNEMMQNEEKYEKILKALNSRRIIPRPFVAQKLASSDDFLSQNVIPLEAYRNGLKTETLSVSASEEEGLSFLNEYDETKPELPSGKKNQSLTLIELLKNKRMGEERNSSIFPQKIHNQTARKRFVQKCVLPLNEDSSLMYQPQKMDLTMHSALDCKQKKSRSRSGSKKKMLTLPHGADEVYILRCRFCGLVFRGPLSVQEDWIKHLQRHIVNANLPRTGAGMVEVTSLFKKPASITETSFSLLMAEAAS, from the exons acTAAATGTGTTAAATGGCCTTGCCAACAATATGGATGATTTGAAGAAAAACACCGATATTACTGGTGCTAAAGAAGAACTCCTAGATGACAGCAATTTTATCTCAGACAAAGAAAGTGGAGTTCATAAACCAAAAGATTGTCAAACATCATTTCAGAATAGTAATCCATTCACTCTGCCTGAAGAACTGTCAAAGGACAAATCTGAAAAAGCCTTAAGTGGAGGCCAGTCTACTCTATTTATACATGCTGGTGCTCCTGCTGTTTCTATTGAAAACGTTATCTTGCCTAAAGGAGCTGCTGTTAATGGACCAGTTTCACACTCCTCCTTAACTAAGACTTCCAATATGAATAAAGGCAGTGTTTCATTAACCACTGGACAGCCTGTGGATCAGCCAACAACAGAATCTTGCTCAACTTTGAAGGTGACAGCTGATCTTCAGCTGTCTCCCCCGCAGAAAGCAAGTCAacatcaagttttatttttgttatcagATGTAGCACCTGCTAAGAATCCAACCCATTCCATTAAAAAACTACCTACCTCTGCTTCAGTTGGTTGTGACATTCAGAATTCTGTAGGGAGTAACATAAAGTCAGGGAGCACTTTAATAAATCAAGTAGAGGTGGGTGAGGATAGTGAAGAGTTATTGGTAAAAGATGATTGTGTCAATACGTTAACAGGAATTTCCTCAGGTACAGATGAATTTAGGTCAGAAAATGATACAAACTGGGACCCCCAAAAAGAGTTCATTCAGTTCCTTATGACTAATGAAGACACAGCGGATAAAGCTCCAGTTCACTCTAAAGTAGgtctagaaaaaaagagaaagcgaAAAATGGATGTAAGCAAGATAACTCGTTATACTGAGGATTGCTTTAGTGATTCTAATTGTATACCCAATAAGTCAAAAATGCTAGAAGTAGACTTTCTGGAACAGAATGAAGAACTACAAGCAGTAGACTCACAGAAATATGCATTATCAAAAGTGAAGCCTGAATCAACTGATGAAGACTTGGAATCTGTGGGTGCTTTTCAACATCTAATTTATAACCCAGATAAGTGTGGAGAAGACAGTTCACCTGTTCATACTAGcacttttatttcaaataccttaaaaaagaaatgtgaagaaagTGATTCAGAGTCACCTGCTACTTTCAGCACCGAAGAGCCATCTTTCTACCCCTGTACAAAGTGCAATGTGAATTTTCGGGAGAAAAAGCACCTCCACAGGCATATGATGTATCATTTAGATGGGAACAGTCACTTTCGTCATCTTAATGTCCCAAGGCCATATGCTTGTAGAGAATGTGGACGGACATTTCGAGATCGTAACTCACTTTTAAAGCATATGATTATTCAccaagaaagaagacaaaagttGATGGAGGAGATTCGTGAATTGAAAGAACTTCAGGATGAAGGAAGAAGTGCACGATTACAGTGCCCTCAGTGTGTGTTTGGTACCAATTGCCCTAAAACATTTGTGCAACATGCTAAAACccatgaaaaagataaaaggtaCTACTGCTGTGAAGAGTGTAACTTCATGGCAGTGACAGAAAATGAATTGGAATGCCATCGAGGCATTGCCCATGGAGCAGTGGTAAAATGTCCTATTGTCAGTTCTGATGTAGCTCAGAGGAAAACGCAAAAAAAGTCTTTTATGAAAGACTCTGTTATAGGATCATCCAAAAAATCAGCCACCTACGTATGTAAGATGTGTCCTTTTACTACTTCAACCAgaagtattttgaaaaaacacACGGAATACTTGCATTCATCATCATGCGTTGATTCATTTGGTAGAGCTCTTGGACTTGGTAAAAGAAAAAGCGACGTCCTTGAAGAACCTGTAGATACTGAGAGCACTAAACCGTTAGCTAAGCAGCAGTCAGCCACATTTCCAAAGAACTCTGCTTTAAAGCAAGATGTAAAGCGAGCATTTGGATCATCCTCACAGTCAAGTAATGTTTCAAAATTCCATAAGCGGCCACACAGAATACAAAAGGCTCGGAAAAGCATTGCCCAGTCTGTGTGCAATCAAAACAATTCTCACAAGACTGTAATGAATAAAAGCAGCATTGACCAAAAACCTAAGTATTTTCAtcaagcagcaaaagaaaaatctactGCCAAGGCAAATAGCAACTATTTATATAGACACAAATATGAAAACTACAGGATGATCAAAAAATCAGGTGAATCATATCCTCTgcatttcaaaaaagaagaagctaGGTCATTAAATTCTTTACATCTGTTTTCATCATCAAGTAATTCTCACAATAGTTTTATTTCAGACCCTCAAAACTCTGATACCAAAAGGTCAGAAAGCTTCAAAGATCATAGGCGTGTATCTGTAAAGAGAAGAGTTAAGGAATCTAAGAAGGAAAGTTCTACTGGAGGAGAAGACTTGGATAGCTACCCAGATTTCCTGCATAAAATGACTGTTGTTGTTTTGCAGAAACTTAATTCTGCAGAAAAGAAAGATAGCTATGAAACGGAAGATGAAAGTTCCTGGGATAATGTTGAGCTAGGTGACTACACTACACAGACTATAGAAGATGAAACTTATAATGATATTAATCAAGAACATGTAAACTTATTCCCTCTATTTAAAAGCAAGGTGGAAAATCAAGAGTCTGGAGAAAATGCTACCCTAAGTTATGATCAAAATGatggattttattttgaatattatgaaGATGCTGGAACTAATAACTTTCTGCATGAGATACATGATCCTCAGCATTTAGAAAATGCGGAAACTTCATTGTCAAAGCATAGTTCTGTTTTTCATTGGACTGATTTGTCTCTTGAGAAGAAATCGTGTCCTTACTGCCCAGCAACATTTGAAACAGGTGTTGGGTTGTCAAATCATGTCCGGGGCCATCTTCATAGAGCAGGATTAAGCTATGAAGCTCGCCATGTTGTATCACCCGAACAAATAGCCACAAGTGACAAAATGCAGCATTTCAAAAGAACTGGCACAGGGACACCTGTTAAGCGAGTTAGAAAAG ctaTAGAGAAGTCTGAAACCACTTCTGAACACACTTGTCAGCTCTGTGGTGGTTGGTTTGATACTAAAATTGGATTATCAAATCATGTTAGAGGCCACCTGAAAAGACTGGGAAAGACCAAGTGGGATGCTCACAAATCTCCAATTTGTGTTCTGAATGAGATGatgcaaaatgaagaaaaatacgAAAAAATCTTAAAGGCTTTGAACAGTCGTCGTATTATTCCCAGACCATTTGTAGCTCAAAAACTTGCATCAAGTGATGACTTTCTATCTCAAAATGTTATACCTCTTGAAGCATACCGTAATGGCCTAAAGACTGAAACTTTATCAGTGTCTGCATCAGAGGAAGAAGGGCTGAGTTTCCTAAATGAATATGATGAAACAAAACCAGAACTGCCCAGtggaaaaaagaatcagtctCTTACATTGATAGaactgcttaaaaataaaaggatgggagaagaaaggaattcTTCTATCTTTCCTCAAAAGATCCATAATCAAACTGCAAGAAAGAGATTTGTTCAGAAATGTGTTCTTCCATTAAATGAAGACAGTTCATTGATGTATCAACCACAAAAAATGGACTTGACTATGCACTCAG